One genomic window of Corallococcus caeni includes the following:
- a CDS encoding response regulator receiver protein, with translation MGASVLLVHDDIATIAAVRRLLSREGHEVILATSAADALIAFGHHLPELIVLAPGVESGRGRVVLEELVQHPEGHKARVLLLSEAIEGFSAPVAPLPLDGPSFVTLVDTLIRAPAEADGWRVVENRTLQEPAKGSGPGSDEAWHATAPHAVGGDPALANALFGDLAPLNQTDWEVAAMTREERSAHAVHQQRERSTHLAMNAALEEAHLEVESEAMASIDSALSVGTKSEWAAGEGDTGEAWGEQDPDANIGDEWDAEPPNAAEGRSPEARTTLRFPFPNEEGAGEEGTPPEGQLAFREERLTPPGLKPVKAAPKLGDEGFFDVESDEDGGAAKEAEPEGSAPLAWKELEPDPELEASPSRGGVDDSDETDFGSVAADVAAEERAAAAAAESDSEDAASSSEPTEEELAAAGLSNWDVLEQELKASAEARERDEESSETDAKPVGSDWFDSETVEDAKDEGSKPLQWSDPAGGEAARASGDGARPVDAAKASRPDETKASRDGGTPDSAEPRAPTERPLRVAARVPLRSSSKVGVGVVAGPSDAAGSPAGLRDKSGAGNAAVTSGTATRPGTESGSGVVISGAGGTAARPGNPTGAGDVAGASVSSSRLSDARDTGANIPAHAGDTAGAGDATGASGSSSRLNDARDTGADPSARPGEGATLESKARLEVQAPSSPMLVPGGLQRANKTRTQEQEAPAPASKDAAEPSSDLAAELESLREELALAYAAIEEAEARAADAEALAESEQSLRVELEERVAGEARAREDALLEANAEVEARSAVEVRAEAEVHARARAESLLKQASEAHADSEVRAVSATQALAEVEARLASEAGSRVDAESRADAEERARREAEALAEMVRLELAELEKRIATEAQAREEAELRARQEAQTREEAEARAELEQAARADVEARLEAEIEARLAAEARAEAEARAREDASQREEAGSERTESRDGEAAALEARRAEAEARAEAEAKARTAAEAKVKHSAQALSLVEVRAHQLAQSLAESEARSKQSAQALAQAEARVQQATQALAQSEAKAKQSAQALAQVEARAQQLAQVLLQGEAKAKQSTQAVSQAEEARAAAEATAERNAERLAEAEARAAKAEEALAEAQARAEDAEAATKQNETRFAETLSQANARMEQLKQARQRAEAKAAQPAEALLQAEARVDQLTQALARTEARVKELSEAVKRAEARATEAEQARDANAEQLKQARAEAETRADQFSQVQADAETHTEQLKHAEAEAKKLTEQLKQAQAEAEAREELLTQAQAEAKKLAEQLTKAQAEAAAREELLTQSQSEAETHAEQLTKAQAEAEAREEKLNQLEAEAEAREAKLNHLEAEAEAREEKLKQVQAEAEAREEKLKQVQAEAEARAEQLAQVQAEAKQTAEQLKQARAEAQARVDQLQQLQSDSGDRADQFTQVQAEAAKTAGQLKQAQAEAEALAQARTEAEARIQQLAQELTQAQARMAQAEQARAEAEATAEQQLQARTAAESRALQAEQKSAESTAKATSEGRLRTVLEVRLDSEARARQDLEARIETEAQARTAAEARLAAETHARVEAEARARAEATDLTQARDTLQSQLDQLREELTREREARTRLEAEAVEQRLQAEREREQLEARAQRDAEEAVAQARATLIPLESPGRPEMAVARSGSLTQEGLARLVLRLCDARMEVRLELKVMNALRVLWLRDGALVGAASSAQGESLIDRARADGLIDARQEAELRLVRSATTGTLLEALRGRGYVREAESVPLVQRYTEQVFLDALAEPSTLYRLVPEPAPHEVALAAATRPPLHLLAEGLRNTLTAESLLDAAGSLRATVSRGDAHMAPTDFGLSSRELQLLQAVDGERTLESLLLGAGLPQDGALKTLAVARALGLIALHPPSEDAQGDLPPELDVHRLEAKFEEIQDADYFTVLGLARSAGSEEVKRAYALLAAEFHPLRFAGHPDPALQHRAQQIRAVLTEAARALGDDRLRGEYARNLLD, from the coding sequence ATGGGCGCCTCGGTCCTCCTCGTACACGACGACATCGCCACCATCGCCGCCGTCCGGCGACTGCTGTCCCGCGAAGGGCACGAGGTCATCCTCGCCACCTCCGCCGCGGACGCGCTCATCGCCTTCGGGCATCACCTGCCGGAGCTCATCGTGCTCGCGCCGGGCGTGGAGAGCGGCCGAGGGCGCGTGGTGCTGGAGGAGCTGGTGCAGCACCCGGAGGGCCACAAGGCCCGGGTGCTGTTGCTGAGCGAGGCCATCGAGGGCTTCAGCGCGCCGGTGGCGCCGCTGCCCCTGGACGGCCCCAGCTTCGTGACGCTGGTGGACACGTTGATCCGCGCACCGGCGGAGGCGGACGGCTGGCGCGTGGTGGAGAACCGGACGCTCCAGGAGCCGGCGAAGGGGAGCGGCCCGGGCTCGGACGAGGCGTGGCACGCGACGGCGCCGCACGCGGTGGGGGGGGACCCGGCGCTGGCCAACGCGCTGTTCGGGGACCTGGCGCCGCTGAACCAGACGGACTGGGAAGTGGCGGCGATGACGCGCGAGGAGCGCAGCGCGCACGCCGTGCACCAGCAGCGCGAGCGCAGCACCCACCTGGCGATGAACGCCGCGCTGGAAGAGGCGCACCTGGAGGTGGAGTCGGAGGCGATGGCGTCCATCGACTCGGCGCTCTCGGTGGGCACGAAGTCGGAGTGGGCGGCGGGGGAGGGTGACACCGGGGAGGCGTGGGGCGAGCAGGATCCGGACGCGAACATTGGCGACGAGTGGGACGCGGAGCCGCCGAACGCGGCCGAGGGCCGTTCGCCGGAAGCGCGCACCACGCTGCGCTTCCCGTTCCCGAACGAGGAAGGGGCCGGCGAGGAAGGGACGCCGCCGGAGGGGCAGCTCGCCTTCCGTGAGGAGCGGCTCACTCCGCCGGGGCTCAAGCCGGTGAAGGCCGCGCCGAAGCTGGGGGACGAGGGCTTCTTCGACGTCGAATCGGACGAGGACGGTGGGGCCGCGAAGGAAGCGGAGCCCGAGGGCTCGGCGCCGCTGGCCTGGAAGGAGCTGGAGCCGGATCCGGAGCTGGAGGCAAGTCCTTCGCGGGGCGGCGTGGATGACTCCGACGAGACGGACTTCGGTTCAGTCGCGGCCGACGTGGCGGCGGAGGAGCGGGCTGCCGCCGCGGCTGCTGAGTCGGATTCGGAAGACGCCGCGTCTTCTTCGGAGCCGACCGAGGAGGAGCTGGCGGCGGCGGGCCTGTCGAACTGGGACGTGCTGGAGCAGGAGCTCAAGGCCTCCGCGGAGGCGCGCGAGCGGGACGAGGAGTCCTCCGAAACCGACGCGAAGCCGGTGGGCTCGGACTGGTTCGATTCCGAGACCGTCGAGGACGCGAAGGACGAGGGTTCCAAGCCCCTCCAGTGGTCGGACCCCGCGGGCGGTGAAGCGGCACGTGCGAGCGGTGACGGCGCGCGTCCGGTGGATGCCGCGAAGGCGTCACGTCCGGACGAGACAAAGGCTTCGCGCGATGGCGGAACCCCGGACAGTGCGGAGCCCCGTGCGCCGACCGAGAGGCCACTGCGTGTCGCGGCCCGAGTTCCGCTGCGCTCGTCGAGCAAGGTCGGTGTGGGCGTTGTCGCGGGCCCGAGCGATGCGGCAGGCAGCCCCGCGGGCCTGCGTGACAAGTCCGGAGCAGGCAATGCGGCGGTAACGAGCGGCACCGCCACGCGCCCTGGCACGGAGTCCGGATCCGGTGTCGTGATCAGCGGAGCCGGCGGCACCGCTGCGCGTCCGGGGAACCCGACCGGGGCCGGCGATGTAGCAGGCGCCAGCGTTTCCTCGTCGCGGCTGAGCGACGCACGCGACACAGGTGCGAATATCCCTGCGCACGCGGGCGACACGGCCGGCGCTGGCGATGCGACAGGCGCCAGCGGTTCCTCGTCGCGGCTGAACGACGCGCGCGACACAGGTGCCGATCCCTCCGCGCGCCCGGGCGAAGGTGCCACGTTGGAGTCCAAGGCTCGGCTGGAGGTCCAGGCACCGTCGTCGCCGATGCTGGTGCCAGGAGGCCTGCAACGGGCGAACAAGACGCGCACCCAGGAGCAGGAGGCCCCCGCTCCGGCGAGCAAGGACGCGGCCGAGCCCTCATCGGATCTGGCCGCGGAGCTTGAATCCCTGCGTGAGGAACTCGCGCTGGCCTACGCCGCCATCGAGGAGGCGGAGGCCCGCGCCGCGGACGCGGAAGCCCTGGCCGAGTCGGAGCAGTCGCTCCGCGTCGAGCTGGAAGAGCGCGTGGCGGGCGAAGCGCGAGCACGGGAAGACGCCCTCCTCGAAGCGAACGCGGAGGTCGAGGCCCGGAGCGCCGTGGAGGTGCGGGCCGAAGCGGAGGTCCACGCTCGCGCGCGCGCCGAGTCCCTGTTGAAGCAGGCGTCGGAGGCCCACGCGGACTCGGAGGTCCGGGCCGTGTCGGCGACGCAGGCCCTCGCGGAGGTCGAAGCCCGGCTCGCCTCCGAGGCCGGAAGCCGCGTGGATGCCGAGTCCCGGGCGGATGCCGAGGAACGCGCCCGCCGCGAAGCCGAAGCCCTCGCGGAGATGGTGAGGCTCGAGCTCGCCGAGCTCGAGAAGCGGATCGCCACGGAGGCCCAGGCGCGCGAGGAGGCCGAGCTCCGGGCCCGCCAGGAAGCCCAGACGCGCGAAGAGGCCGAGGCCCGCGCCGAGCTGGAGCAGGCCGCGCGCGCGGACGTGGAAGCGCGGCTGGAGGCCGAGATCGAAGCCCGGCTCGCGGCCGAAGCCCGAGCGGAAGCCGAAGCCAGGGCCCGCGAGGACGCGAGTCAGCGAGAGGAAGCCGGATCCGAGCGGACGGAGAGCCGCGACGGTGAGGCCGCCGCGCTGGAGGCCCGGCGTGCCGAAGCGGAGGCTCGCGCCGAAGCGGAGGCGAAGGCCCGGACCGCCGCCGAAGCGAAGGTGAAGCACTCCGCGCAGGCGCTGTCCCTGGTGGAGGTGCGAGCGCACCAGTTGGCCCAGTCGCTGGCCGAGTCCGAAGCGAGGTCGAAGCAGTCCGCGCAGGCGCTGGCCCAGGCGGAGGCGCGGGTGCAGCAGGCCACGCAGGCGCTGGCGCAATCCGAGGCGAAGGCGAAGCAGTCCGCCCAGGCCCTGGCGCAGGTGGAGGCCCGGGCGCAGCAGCTGGCGCAGGTGCTGCTCCAGGGAGAGGCCAAGGCAAAACAGTCCACCCAGGCGGTGAGCCAGGCCGAAGAGGCCCGCGCCGCCGCCGAAGCCACCGCGGAACGAAACGCCGAACGCCTGGCGGAGGCGGAAGCCCGGGCCGCGAAGGCCGAGGAGGCCCTGGCCGAAGCGCAAGCCCGAGCGGAAGACGCCGAAGCGGCGACAAAGCAGAACGAGACGCGGTTCGCGGAGACCCTGAGCCAGGCCAACGCGCGGATGGAGCAGCTCAAGCAGGCCCGCCAGCGAGCCGAAGCCAAGGCCGCGCAGCCCGCCGAAGCCCTGCTCCAGGCGGAAGCCCGGGTGGATCAACTGACGCAGGCCCTGGCGCGGACCGAGGCCCGCGTGAAGGAGCTGTCGGAGGCCGTGAAGCGCGCCGAAGCGCGAGCCACGGAAGCCGAACAAGCCCGCGACGCCAACGCCGAGCAGCTGAAGCAGGCGAGGGCCGAAGCGGAGACGCGCGCGGATCAATTCAGCCAGGTCCAGGCCGATGCGGAGACGCACACCGAGCAGCTGAAGCACGCCGAGGCCGAGGCAAAGAAGCTCACCGAGCAGTTGAAGCAGGCGCAGGCCGAAGCAGAAGCCCGCGAGGAACTGCTCACCCAGGCGCAAGCCGAGGCGAAGAAGCTCGCCGAGCAGCTGACGAAGGCGCAGGCCGAAGCAGCGGCCCGCGAGGAACTGCTCACCCAGTCTCAGTCGGAAGCGGAGACGCACGCCGAGCAGCTGACGAAGGCGCAGGCCGAAGCAGAAGCCCGCGAGGAAAAGCTCAACCAGCTTGAGGCCGAGGCAGAGGCCCGCGAGGCAAAGCTCAATCATCTGGAGGCCGAAGCAGAGGCGCGCGAGGAAAAGCTCAAGCAGGTCCAGGCCGAGGCAGAGGCCCGCGAGGAAAAACTCAAGCAGGTCCAGGCCGAGGCAGAGGCCCGCGCGGAGCAACTGGCGCAGGTACAGGCCGAAGCGAAGCAGACCGCCGAGCAGCTGAAGCAGGCACGGGCCGAAGCCCAGGCTCGCGTGGATCAGCTCCAGCAACTCCAGTCCGACTCGGGCGACCGCGCGGATCAATTCACGCAGGTCCAGGCCGAGGCGGCGAAGACCGCCGGCCAGCTCAAGCAGGCCCAGGCCGAAGCCGAGGCCCTCGCCCAGGCCCGCACCGAAGCCGAGGCGCGCATCCAACAGCTCGCGCAGGAGCTGACGCAGGCCCAGGCCCGCATGGCCCAGGCCGAACAGGCCCGCGCCGAAGCGGAGGCGACCGCCGAGCAGCAGCTCCAGGCCCGCACCGCCGCGGAGTCCCGCGCCCTCCAGGCCGAGCAGAAGTCCGCCGAATCCACCGCCAAGGCCACGTCCGAAGGACGCCTGCGCACCGTGCTGGAAGTCCGCCTCGACTCCGAGGCCCGCGCCCGCCAGGATCTCGAAGCCCGCATCGAAACCGAGGCCCAGGCCCGCACCGCCGCCGAAGCCCGCCTCGCCGCGGAGACCCACGCCCGCGTCGAAGCCGAAGCCCGCGCCCGGGCCGAAGCCACGGACCTCACGCAGGCCCGAGACACCCTGCAGTCCCAGCTAGACCAGCTCCGCGAGGAGCTCACCCGCGAGCGCGAAGCCCGTACCCGGCTCGAAGCCGAAGCCGTCGAACAGCGCCTCCAGGCCGAACGCGAGCGCGAACAACTCGAAGCCCGAGCGCAGCGGGACGCGGAAGAAGCCGTGGCCCAGGCGCGCGCCACCCTCATCCCGCTCGAATCGCCCGGCCGTCCGGAGATGGCGGTGGCCCGCAGCGGCAGCCTCACGCAAGAGGGCCTCGCACGGCTCGTCCTGCGGCTGTGTGACGCGCGCATGGAAGTGCGCCTGGAGCTCAAGGTGATGAACGCCTTGCGCGTCCTCTGGCTGCGCGACGGAGCCCTGGTCGGCGCCGCGTCCTCCGCGCAGGGCGAGTCCCTCATCGACCGCGCCCGCGCCGACGGCCTCATCGATGCGCGCCAGGAAGCCGAGCTGCGGCTCGTGCGCAGCGCCACCACCGGCACGCTCCTGGAAGCCCTGCGCGGCCGCGGCTACGTGCGCGAAGCCGAATCCGTTCCGCTGGTGCAGCGCTACACCGAACAGGTCTTCCTGGACGCGCTCGCTGAACCGTCAACGCTCTACCGCCTGGTGCCGGAGCCCGCGCCCCACGAGGTCGCGCTCGCCGCCGCCACGCGCCCGCCGCTGCACCTGCTCGCGGAAGGGCTGCGCAACACGCTCACCGCCGAATCGCTCCTCGACGCCGCCGGCTCCCTGCGAGCCACGGTCTCCCGAGGCGACGCGCACATGGCCCCCACGGACTTCGGCCTCTCCTCCCGAGAGCTCCAGCTCCTGCAGGCCGTGGACGGAGAGCGCACGCTGGAGTCGCTGCTCCTGGGTGCGGGGCTGCCGCAGGACGGCGCGCTCAAGACGCTCGCGGTGGCGCGGGCGCTGGGGCTCATCGCCCTGCACCCGCCCTCGGAAGACGCCCAGGGCGACCTGCCGCCGGAGCTGGACGTGCACCGCCTGGAAGCCAAGTTCGAGGAGATCCAGGACGCGGACTACTTCACCGTGCTGGGGCTCGCACGCTCGGCCGGCAGCGAGGAGGTCAAGCGGGCCTACGCGCTGCTTGCCGCCGAGTTCCACCCGCTGCGCTTCGCGGGCCACCCGGACCCCGCGCTCCAGCACCGGGCGCAGCAGATCCGCGCGGTGCTGACGGAGGCCGCGCGGGCCCTGGGGGATGACCGACTGCGGGGCGAGTACGCCCGTAATCTGCTCGACTGA
- the def gene encoding peptide deformylase codes for MVREILIWPDPILKQKAKPVVKVDDKVRALIKDMFETMYAAEGVGLAAPQVGILQRIIVLDTRPQQPESKPLAMINPEFVALEGETTYTEGCLSIPGEAEDVDRAAVATVRYLDEDGQEQTLRCDGLLAIAVQHETDHLDGTVFVDHVSTLKREFIRKRMKKLKASKEQGAPASA; via the coding sequence ATGGTTCGCGAGATTCTCATCTGGCCCGACCCCATCCTGAAGCAGAAGGCCAAGCCCGTGGTGAAGGTGGACGACAAGGTCCGCGCGCTCATCAAGGACATGTTCGAGACGATGTACGCCGCGGAGGGCGTGGGGCTCGCCGCCCCGCAGGTGGGCATCCTCCAGCGCATCATCGTCCTGGACACCCGGCCGCAGCAGCCGGAGTCCAAGCCCCTGGCGATGATCAACCCGGAGTTCGTCGCGCTCGAAGGGGAGACGACCTACACGGAAGGCTGCCTCTCCATCCCCGGTGAGGCCGAGGACGTGGACCGCGCCGCCGTCGCCACCGTGCGCTACCTGGACGAGGACGGCCAGGAGCAGACGCTGCGCTGTGACGGTCTCCTCGCCATCGCCGTGCAGCACGAGACGGACCACCTGGACGGCACCGTCTTCGTGGACCACGTCTCCACGCTCAAGCGCGAGTTCATCCGCAAGCGCATGAAGAAGCTCAAGGCCTCGAAGGAGCAGGGCGCTCCGGCGTCCGCTTAA
- the nth gene encoding endonuclease III yields MALGRGRPVTYNARVARRETVAEKRQRAVSVLDGLEAAMPDARIELDYRTPLELLVAVILSAQCTDKRVNLVTPALFARFPDAQAYARVEPTDVEPFIRTCGLYRAKAKNIVATARALVAEHGGQVPLVRDTLAELPGVGLKTAGVVCIHLGGDAAFPVDTHVKRLAYRLGFTTHEDPDKVEKDLQALLPRERWTLGHQLLVWHGRRTCFARSPACGSCAVADRCPKKGVRATAKA; encoded by the coding sequence ATGGCGCTTGGGCGGGGCCGCCCCGTGACATACAACGCCCGCGTGGCCCGGCGAGAGACAGTGGCGGAGAAGCGGCAGCGAGCAGTGTCGGTCCTGGACGGTCTGGAAGCAGCCATGCCGGACGCCCGCATCGAGCTGGACTACCGCACGCCGCTGGAGCTGCTGGTCGCCGTCATCCTGTCCGCGCAGTGCACCGACAAGCGCGTCAACCTGGTGACCCCCGCCCTGTTCGCCCGCTTCCCGGACGCCCAGGCCTACGCGCGCGTCGAGCCCACCGACGTGGAGCCCTTCATCCGCACCTGCGGGCTGTACCGCGCGAAGGCGAAGAACATCGTCGCCACGGCGCGCGCGCTGGTCGCGGAGCACGGCGGGCAGGTGCCGCTGGTGCGCGACACGCTGGCGGAGCTGCCGGGCGTGGGGCTGAAGACGGCGGGCGTGGTGTGCATCCACCTGGGCGGCGACGCGGCCTTCCCGGTGGACACACACGTGAAGCGGCTGGCGTACCGGCTGGGCTTCACCACCCACGAGGATCCGGACAAGGTGGAGAAGGACCTGCAGGCCCTGCTGCCTCGCGAGCGGTGGACGCTGGGGCATCAGCTGCTGGTGTGGCACGGGCGGCGCACGTGCTTCGCGCGCTCGCCCGCTTGCGGCTCCTGCGCGGTGGCGGACCGCTGCCCGAAGAAGGGCGTGCGCGCCACCGCGAAGGCTTAA
- the ltaE gene encoding low-specificity L-threonine aldolase: MKPIDFRSDTVTKPTPAMRRLIADAEVGDDVYGEDPTVRRLEERVAERLGLEAAVFVPSGTQANQIAIGAHCRSGDEVLTEEGSHILHYEGGAVPALWGVQPAPLPGERGLLKPETVAAAVREDNVHNPRTRLLSLENTHNRGGGTVWPVDRFRAVVEAGRKAGLAVHLDGARLFNAQVAAGKPASAWASLTDSTSVCFSKGLGAPVGSALAAKADVIREARRLRKRLGGGMRQAGILAAAALYALEHHVERLAEDHANARRLAEGLAQLPGVKVDLARVETNMVFADLVRPAAEASALLLKQGVLANPTGPHSIRLVCHLDVSKADIDDALARIRQALAS, from the coding sequence ATGAAGCCCATCGACTTCCGCTCCGACACCGTGACGAAGCCCACGCCCGCCATGCGCAGGCTCATCGCCGACGCGGAGGTGGGCGACGACGTCTACGGTGAGGACCCCACGGTGCGCCGCCTGGAGGAGCGCGTGGCGGAGCGGCTCGGGCTGGAGGCCGCCGTCTTCGTCCCCTCCGGCACGCAGGCGAACCAGATCGCCATCGGCGCGCACTGCCGCTCGGGTGACGAGGTGCTGACAGAGGAGGGCAGCCACATCCTCCACTACGAAGGCGGCGCGGTGCCGGCGCTCTGGGGCGTGCAGCCCGCGCCCCTGCCGGGCGAGCGCGGCCTCTTGAAGCCGGAGACCGTCGCGGCGGCGGTGCGCGAGGACAACGTCCACAACCCGCGCACGCGGCTCCTCTCGCTGGAGAACACGCACAACCGGGGCGGCGGCACGGTGTGGCCGGTGGACCGCTTCCGCGCGGTGGTGGAGGCGGGGCGCAAGGCCGGGCTCGCGGTGCACCTGGACGGCGCGCGGTTGTTCAACGCGCAGGTGGCGGCGGGGAAGCCGGCGTCGGCGTGGGCGTCGCTGACGGACTCCACGTCGGTGTGCTTCTCCAAGGGGCTGGGGGCGCCGGTGGGCTCGGCGCTCGCGGCCAAGGCGGACGTCATCCGCGAGGCGCGGCGGCTGCGCAAGCGGCTGGGCGGCGGCATGCGGCAGGCAGGCATCCTCGCGGCGGCGGCGCTCTACGCGCTGGAGCACCACGTGGAGCGCCTGGCCGAGGACCACGCCAACGCGCGCCGGCTGGCGGAGGGCCTGGCCCAGCTTCCGGGCGTGAAGGTGGACCTGGCGCGGGTGGAGACGAACATGGTGTTCGCGGACCTCGTGCGTCCGGCGGCCGAGGCCTCCGCGCTGCTCCTGAAGCAGGGCGTGCTGGCCAACCCCACCGGCCCGCACTCCATCCGCCTCGTGTGCCACCTGGACGTGTCCAAGGCGGACATCGACGACGCCCTGGCACGGATCCGCCAGGCCCTCGCCAGCTGA
- a CDS encoding M23 family metallopeptidase, whose amino-acid sequence MRRPAVLALLALSACATPRQGKMSFEELYATSGDSGFVSDSAAPFLPHEPERARGPLVPERSAELEAALTAFAQQAQAYREKVQRGSAMPADQVRNWESMNAALDAFLARPVEHTDTRDLTRARGVMEAELEQDARLYGDMPGPLAEAVVVRVGRLIVRASTLRRWELPPEPSGPPRLAWPVEPVTITSLYGERWHPITGQLRRHSGVDLAARRGQPVGVAERGVVLRAGWNGDHGKMVEVQHDGQWVTRYSHLSEVLVTTGEVLARGDVVGLAGDTGLATGVHVHFELWHDGSSLDPLEALVAPEAAPDTSEERPVARMPAESPVLSSQGRHPATGSRP is encoded by the coding sequence GTGCGCCGACCCGCCGTCCTCGCCCTGCTGGCCCTCTCCGCCTGCGCGACTCCGCGCCAGGGCAAGATGAGCTTTGAGGAGCTGTACGCGACCTCGGGCGACAGCGGCTTCGTCAGCGACAGCGCGGCGCCCTTCCTCCCGCACGAACCGGAGCGCGCCCGGGGCCCGCTGGTCCCTGAGCGCTCCGCGGAACTCGAGGCCGCGCTCACCGCGTTCGCGCAGCAGGCCCAGGCCTACCGCGAGAAGGTCCAGCGGGGCAGCGCCATGCCCGCCGACCAGGTGCGCAACTGGGAGTCGATGAACGCGGCCCTGGACGCCTTCCTGGCCCGGCCGGTGGAGCACACGGACACCCGCGACCTGACGCGCGCCCGGGGCGTGATGGAGGCCGAGCTGGAGCAGGACGCGCGCCTCTATGGCGACATGCCGGGCCCGCTCGCGGAGGCCGTGGTGGTGCGCGTGGGCCGCCTCATCGTGCGCGCGTCCACGCTGCGCCGCTGGGAGCTGCCGCCGGAGCCCTCGGGCCCGCCGCGCCTCGCCTGGCCGGTGGAGCCGGTCACCATCACCAGCCTCTACGGGGAGCGCTGGCACCCCATCACCGGCCAGCTCCGCCGCCATTCGGGCGTGGACCTGGCGGCCCGCCGCGGACAGCCCGTGGGCGTCGCGGAGAGGGGCGTCGTCCTGCGCGCCGGCTGGAACGGCGACCACGGCAAGATGGTGGAGGTCCAGCACGACGGCCAGTGGGTGACGCGCTACAGCCACCTGTCCGAGGTCCTGGTGACGACCGGCGAGGTGCTGGCGAGGGGCGACGTCGTGGGGCTCGCGGGGGACACGGGCCTGGCGACCGGCGTCCACGTCCACTTCGAGCTCTGGCACGACGGCAGCTCACTGGATCCGCTGGAGGCGCTCGTCGCCCCGGAGGCGGCCCCGGACACCTCCGAGGAGCGTCCCGTGGCCCGCATGCCGGCGGAGTCCCCCGTCCTCTCGTCCCAGGGGCGGCACCCGGCCACGGGTTCGCGCCCCTGA
- a CDS encoding HU family DNA-binding protein, translating to MTKAELVEVVAAQSKLTKKQAAQILDSVFTNIGKAVKKDTRFSYPGFGTWSLRSRKARKIRNPQTNEMMKLKASKTVGFRPAKELKNSL from the coding sequence ATGACCAAGGCAGAGCTCGTGGAGGTGGTGGCTGCGCAGTCGAAGCTCACGAAGAAGCAAGCCGCCCAGATCCTCGACAGCGTCTTCACCAACATCGGCAAGGCGGTGAAGAAGGACACCCGCTTCAGCTACCCCGGGTTCGGCACGTGGTCGCTGCGCTCCCGTAAGGCGCGGAAGATCCGCAACCCGCAGACCAACGAGATGATGAAGCTCAAGGCGTCGAAGACGGTCGGTTTCCGCCCCGCCAAGGAGCTGAAGAACTCGCTGTAG
- a CDS encoding alpha/beta fold hydrolase: MPYGQWALWGLTAAAVLLLVNVGWVLLVRRWYRLKGPLPEILRVRCADGWELTVHARRAPVRRFAEPVLLCHGLAANRFTFDFEPPYSVAHYLTEAGFDCFSVEWRGTGHSQRPPRGRRPTDFTVDDHIQHDGPALLELALKETGAKQAFWLGHSLGGLVGYGVAQGPEGGKLAGLLELGAPVYLKSEPFLRTLISLGVRAAWPGSIRQSWVSASVAPFLGYLALPLSDIVVNPRHVPPRVLRQLSVNMMAAMSRKVLLQFQDWISHDAFRSYDRKTDWRAGIAKLQLPVLVMGGSADRLATAANVEAQYALLTSPDRTLHVFGRDRGDKMDYGHGDLIFGTGAPMEVYPVIREWLEQRATPLPPTPAPAQG; this comes from the coding sequence ATGCCGTACGGGCAGTGGGCCCTGTGGGGATTGACCGCGGCGGCTGTCCTGCTGCTGGTGAACGTCGGGTGGGTCCTGCTCGTGCGGCGGTGGTACCGCCTCAAGGGGCCCCTTCCCGAGATACTGCGCGTGCGCTGCGCGGATGGGTGGGAACTGACCGTGCACGCGCGGCGGGCCCCGGTGCGCCGCTTCGCCGAGCCTGTCCTGTTATGCCACGGGCTGGCGGCCAACCGCTTCACCTTCGACTTCGAGCCGCCCTACTCGGTGGCCCACTACCTCACCGAGGCAGGCTTCGACTGCTTCAGCGTGGAGTGGCGCGGCACCGGGCACTCGCAGCGTCCGCCCCGGGGCCGGCGGCCCACGGACTTCACCGTCGACGACCACATCCAGCACGACGGACCGGCCCTGCTGGAGCTGGCGCTGAAGGAGACCGGCGCGAAGCAGGCCTTCTGGCTGGGCCACTCTCTCGGCGGCCTGGTGGGGTATGGCGTGGCGCAGGGCCCCGAGGGCGGGAAGCTGGCGGGCCTGCTCGAGCTGGGGGCGCCGGTGTACCTCAAGTCGGAGCCGTTCCTGCGGACGCTCATCTCGCTGGGGGTGCGGGCCGCGTGGCCCGGGAGCATCCGGCAGTCGTGGGTGAGCGCCAGCGTGGCGCCCTTCCTGGGCTACCTCGCGCTGCCCCTGTCGGACATCGTCGTGAACCCCCGGCACGTCCCGCCGCGCGTGCTGCGACAGCTGTCCGTCAACATGATGGCGGCGATGAGCCGCAAGGTGCTGCTCCAGTTCCAGGACTGGATCTCCCACGACGCGTTCCGCTCCTACGACCGCAAGACGGACTGGCGCGCGGGCATCGCGAAGCTCCAGCTGCCCGTGCTGGTGATGGGCGGCAGCGCGGACCGGCTCGCCACCGCGGCCAACGTGGAGGCGCAGTACGCGCTGCTCACGTCACCAGACCGCACGCTGCACGTCTTCGGCCGGGACCGCGGGGACAAGATGGATTACGGCCACGGCGACCTCATCTTCGGCACCGGCGCCCCGATGGAGGTCTACCCCGTCATCCGCGAGTGGCTCGAACAGCGCGCGACGCCGCTGCCTCCCACGCCCGCTCCTGCTCAGGGCTGA